DNA sequence from the Megalops cyprinoides isolate fMegCyp1 unplaced genomic scaffold, fMegCyp1.pri scaffold_173_arrow_ctg1, whole genome shotgun sequence genome:
TCTGATGTAAAATTACTTCAAAACCATTTTCCCCTTGATGCTCAAATGCCTTAATTACTTGAGTTACTTTATTTATCTGATCAGTTGCTGATGAGTTCCATTACCAGTATGTAATTGGGCTCTTTTGCAAAGTTTAGTTTTTACCAAGTTAAAGATTAAGATTTCAATGTACCACTCTTAAAGTTGATTTAAGAGTGCTACATTTTTACAGGTGATTTGAAAGCTTGAGTGGAGGTGAACATATGTTCAATTGACCAATAATGTTTCTGCATGTCATAAATACTTACAAAGGTATCTAAGATTCAATGtttcataaatacaaatgaagacaaatgtaCATCCATCACAGTGTAAGAGAACAGAAACACTTATCTTGAGGGTGGAGATTTGTTATGAACAGCTTTGTTTGTTTAGGCTGTTGGCCTTTTGCCCGCTCTCATCGATTTTTGATGCTGTCTAAAAGCAGTTGTTGTGGGagatttcttgttttttattgtcttaCTGGGCCTGGCTCTTTGTTTGATCACTTTACCATGGCTCTCATGTAGAGGAGTCTCCAAATGGTGTTTTGttcagaaaatgtattgttataGTTGTcatgtattattataattagccccaccccaccccaccctacaACCAACCACTCCCAGGGAGTCTctggtttcagttttttgtggATGAGCTACTGACATgtgcacagcatgtgtgtgctaATATATTTCCCTGCTGTTGCActgcacccacccccacccactctTCTGCAGTGCTAGGTATCTTCTTGTGgccactgatgtcatcacacCAGTTGGGGTTGTGGGTGAAGCCAGTTCTGCAGAAGCTGGATTTTGGTGTGGGATCCTTTCTTCACAAAATGAGGGAGAACCGTGGTAGGAATGTAATCATTCCATAATGAGTAGATTTTATCAGGGTCTGATCTAAAAAACATGTAATccatattaataatttataaattaatctttttggatcctttgtgaaattaaatgcattgcAGTATGATTTATAGTGCAACAGAGTACACATATCATGTGGTCGTGTGGTTGGTCTTTCAGAAAAGAGGATGCTTCagaaacaagagaacagtgagATAGACATATCTGCTCTTTGCCCAAAGGTTTGTGTCTGTCTTACTACTTCAGATTGTGATGTTGTTACTACTATATGATAAATCTTTGGTATCAGTAATTTCTTCACAATTTTGAAATTGAGCAATGACATGTGTATAATTCACCTGTATACCTGTACATTGCTTCACTCTGGCTAACTAACCTGACCTGCTAGTTGAGTGATTCTCTATTCCCCCTGTGCAGATGGATTCAACTATTTTCAAGGAGCTCTCGGTATCAGACACCGAAGCCTCTGAAGTGACGTGGACTGATGGTACATTCAACCTCTCGGAGGGACACACCCCTCAGACGGAGAACTCTGAAGGTAAGGTCAGtgtgctttccctctctcctcacttcCTTTCTGTAGCACACCACAGAGCTCAGCCGTATTTCAGTAGGATTATGGAGTCCGTGTCACAAACACAAGGGTGCTTCAATATACAATATTCCTTTAAATCGTCAAATTTGAAATGTTCACAAAGCAGTCAGAAACAATGACAATTCAGTGACGATTCATTGCCTGTGATTTGTTCTCAGATTTGAACATTTagaatcaaacaaacaaaacattaaaaatagtaTGTTGCTAGGGGACAAAAAAGACACCTTGAGGTCACTTTGTAAGAGGCAGATctccaaaaatataaataaagtgGACCACAGTTATGGCCTTTCTTAGTGTAGAGTGGTTGTTCCAAAATATGCTTGTAataatttttaatgatttgacTCTTTCTATTGGGGACTGCAGATCTAGACCGCCGCAGTGACCAGGAGGAGTTTTTCACTGAGGGGTTGCCAGAATTCCCGAACATGGATAACGGGACTAACGGGGAAGATGACGAGCTTAGCATCGGGCTGCCGACCCCTTTGCCGATGCTGGATATGGCCGGGGCCCTGGTCGAGGGGAGGGCCTTGGAGTTAGTGAACCAGATGGCTGGGGATGTTATAGCGGGAGGACTGACAGCAGCCATCCAGGAGCAGCTGAGGGCCTGCGCTCCCCAGCCTGCCCCTGAGCCCTTGGATTTTGCAGAGGACTCGGACAGTGAGGGGGAGGAATTCGAGCTGCTGGACCAGTCTGAGCTGGAAAATGTGGAGAGCAATCTTGGGCAGGAGGCCCGGGCCAAGGCCAAAAAACCCTCTGGCTTCCTCTCCAACCTACTGAGGCGTCATTGATGGCCAGGCTCAGAGGGGCGCTGCTATGAGATAACGGGAAGAGTTGACCGCAGGACGTGTCTGTGCGAAGGCCACGAGAAATAATGGTATTCCTTCCATTCTTTCCAGTAGAGCTAAATCATTCTGAATTTAAGCACCACGGTCCAGAAACCAGGAGTTTGAGGAATCGTTTGGATGGTAATTCATGATGCTTCATGATATGAGTGTTATGAAACAGATTTTGACCTCATTGTCTGCTGTTGTTATCGGGTTTTGTTACCTCTGTCTGGTCTTGGAAACATTAGCATGACATGGTATAGTGGACAGGCATAAAAATCAAATGGGTGTATTGTGTGATTCCTGTTCACTGCCAAACAATAGGTTCGGGGACAAAACACGTGTCAGCTACTCTACTGAAGTCcatgtatacatacagtgaTGAATGGCTAAAACCCATTAAATAATGAGGCCTTCTTCTTTTGGACAAGATGACAATCAAATGCCCTTCAAGTAGGACAGCGCTGCTAAGTCATGCGTGTGCATACCAACCAATTTCACTGAACAAAGTGCAAAAATAATCTTAGTTTCTGTATTAAACCAGAGCACAAAACTGGATTCAATATAGATGAAGTGTTTGTTTCCTTCATTTAGCATTATAAATCTACTATTTTCTAGTAGGAATCTTACAGTCAGCCACTTAAAAGTCCAGTCTGTGATGCCCAGGTGGTAGAAAGTACAAAGTCGATCTGATTGTCTAAAATCAATATTGCATCTTCATGTCTATTCACCCTCTACTGTGCTTGCCTGATGTAGCATGTATAATTTTCCAACCCTGGTTATGGGACACACTAATCATGGAGCAGTCCTAGTTTCACAACAGTCTGATTGCCAACTATTTACATcaacaacatttacaaaaatgctgACATTAATTGCTTTATGACACAAAATTATGATGAGAAGGAGGctggggagagagtgagagtgagatgGAGGGCCAGATGGATGGACAGTTTCTTTAAGGCAAAGAtaacaagaaaaatgttattttcaggtAATACAGTGTGTCTGTTATGACAAATACTCCTCTTTCCAGtcaacagctcaatcaaacctaattaattaTAAGTAGATGGCAAAACAGGCAGCCATGTGCCTCTAAGAtcagggttgggaaacactgctgtatgTTGCTGCATCCTATCATGTGCATATACCTGCAGGCATCTCTGAAACCTTTTTCAGTAGATGCCCACAGAactaaacacactgcacacctgaTTTCATTTCTTCACATGCTACAAGCATGGCATCAGTTATAAAAACAAGTGTTGCCGcaaattgaaaatattaataaaaatgaaaaatatcacatttacaCTAATGagtaacaataaataacaaaaaaataagaattaaaGGTAGTTCATGTTTAAAACAAGCTGAGGTATAAGTAGGCACAAGCACATGTCACACATTAGAAAATTGAACAAACAGGTGAAATGTACCCTGAGGAGATCAGGGtaagatacagtacattaagGATGGCACTGTAAGAGGTTTTGCAGCTCTTGTGTTCATGTGCAAAATACACCATCCCTGAAAACGGGATATGAAAAGGGGTAAGATACATGCAATTATGGGTTAATGGAAATCTcatttacttacattttttttaattattattattattgtaaccCAATACATTTCACTAAATTAAATCTGGTCATTTGAACTGATATGCACTTATTTATGTAATGATACTGGCAGTGATTTTCTTTAATTCTATCAAACATAATGTCTAGAATGTTTCTTTTCAAGACAAGTTATGATAACATTTAATCCACATTGTATCTCTGGATCAAGGAAATATTTACTTCATCCCAGGTTATGGGGAGCTAGTGTCTGTGCtctatgttttatttcaatcaaTTTGTTGTTTATAAAAATGACTGTTACGTGGGAATGTTACAGAGTCATGCATATTGCAAACTATTCTGTTGTctgttgtgtttatatattgtataaagTGCACATTTCCATATGTCAAATGAACAATTGCCAGATGGTATCATAAAAGTGAGGCCAGTGTCACAGTTATGATAGATAATGTTAAGAgctttattatttaatttagcAAGCTTATACACTGGCAATGTTAACTGATCCTCAATTATTATCATCTCTTGGACTCAACTTGTATTTTCCATTTAGCATAATGAAAATCTGCCTGATCAAATTCTGGACATGCAAAAAGATATTGTTGAATGCTTTATTCTTACAGTcagtatattatttattaaattaaaacttgCTATACATCCTCTTTTTGTCTAGGTGATTGCTAAGAAATGTAGAAagtcatttttgaaatacatatttgcatCTCAAAGTGCATCTTACATGGTTGTGTGAGTCACTGTTGGTCCAGTAATACATCAACAGAATGtatctaaatgtaaatggccCTGACTAATAATATTAAATGATCCATATTTTTGACCATTGACTCTTCATTTTAGGTCTTCCATAGGTTCTGGTACTGAAGGGCTGTGATGGTATGTAATCCACGTAAAATGCCCTTGGGTGCCTGaggatgtacagtatgttctaCACTGATAGAAAAACATGCTTAGACTGCTACAGTCATGCAGAGTCTGTCTATGATCATGTGATTACCTGGGATTGTAGAATTAGTAATcactcatttttatgaatgtttcaATTAAGGcttaaacagaaacaaaagaaacattgaTCTCCATGGATTCCCAAACATCCCATTTCCTCAGCTCAAAGCACATAAGTTTATGTCAGGTACATGAAAGCTAGAAACccagtgtgggtgtgggaggcTTTATGGGGGGATTTATGAGGCAGTGTGATGCAGAAAGTTggctttgaagaaaaaaatgtaattatccaACTGTAACTGTATGTAGCTCACTAAAGGCCACTGAAGGTGGTAAGACAGACTAAAAGTACTGTGGTGTAGTGGAGGAGGAGCAgtacttgtaactgaaaggctgctggtttgattcccctctagggcactgctgctgtacctttaggcaaggtacttaatgcacagttacctcagtaaatatccagacgtataaatggataacatttcaaaaaactGTAATGGAACTGGAacggaagtcactctggagaagagtgtctgctaaatgccaataatgtaatgtaacataaaaagtTAAACCTGTAGAGCGCTCACTCCCCACCTTTGTAGGGTGAGCCTGGGATTCTGCAGTTAGCCACTGGCATATGTGTACATACTACTgctcatacatttacatttattcattgggcagatgcttttatccaaagtgacttaaaaGTGAGGCAGATTAcaacaaaagcataaaaaacataaggagtcaacaatattagatgCGCTGCATGATCAGTTgtcaatggttggccagacaaggtaccagCTAGCTGATAGAGATAACGGGTTCATTAAACCAGTGGTCCCCAACCACGCACCACGGACCGGTTTCATATAGAAATCGACCGGAATATCGATTACGCCTATAAGTTTAGTATGGCcgctttttcataacattttagtttaagTAGGTCTGACGTGATGATATTATCAAAAACGTTAAGTGCATATTTCTGTTAGTGAccatatatttaaaacattgcaACCCGAAGTGTGTTCGTTATGTCCAGTCTAC
Encoded proteins:
- the LOC118772282 gene encoding reticulophagy regulator 1-like, yielding PHPTPPYNQPLPGSLWFQFFVDELLTCAQHVCANIFPCCCTAPTPTHSSAVLGIFLWPLMSSHQLGLWVKPVLQKLDFGVGSFLHKMRENREKRMLQKQENSEIDISALCPKMDSTIFKELSVSDTEASEVTWTDGTFNLSEGHTPQTENSEDLDRRSDQEEFFTEGLPEFPNMDNGTNGEDDELSIGLPTPLPMLDMAGALVEGRALELVNQMAGDVIAGGLTAAIQEQLRACAPQPAPEPLDFAEDSDSEGEEFELLDQSELENVESNLGQEARAKAKKPSGFLSNLLRRH